The genomic stretch CGGCGAGCCTTATGGACACCTTGAAAGCCGGGGGGGCCGAGGTTGCCCTCTGCGCATCAAACCCCCTGAGCACCCAGGATTACGTGGCGGCCTACCTGGTAAAGCATAGCGGAATCCCGGTATTCGCTATACGGGGAGAAGACCGTGACACCTATTACCGTCACATAGACGCTGTCCTTGACATAGCACCCGCTATCACCATGGATGACGGAGCGGACCTGGTGTCCAGAATTCACGCTGATCGGCGGGATCTGATCCCCGGCATCATCGGCGGAACCGAAGAAACAACCACGGGCGTCATCAGGCTTCGCGCCATGGCGGCAAGCGGTGTTCTTCAGTTTCCCCTCATTGCCGTAAACGACGCTGACACGAAGCATCTTTTCGACAACCGTTACGGAACAGGGCAGAGTACCGTCGATGGCATCATCCGGGCGACGAACCGCCTCCTCGCGGGATCGGTCTTCGTGATCTGCGGCTACGGCTGGTGCTCCCGCGGAGTGGCCATGCGGGCCCATGGAATGGGAGCCAACATCATCATAACGGAAACAGACCCTCTTCGCGCCCTCGAGGCAGTCATGGACGGATACCGTGTAATGCCCATTGCCGAGGCCGCACAGACGGGCGATTTCTTCTGCACCCTCACGGGAAACATAAACGTCATCAGGAAAGAGCATTTCCTGTCCATGAAGGACGGTGCCATCGTAAGCAATTCAGGCCATTTCAATGTCGAACTCGATATCGAGGGGCTGAAAGAAATCGCGGAGTACAGGGGCCGCGTACGGGAACATATCGACGAATACCGCCTTGATGACGGCCGATTGATTTATCTGCTGGGAGAGGGACGTCTTATCAACCTTGCCGCTGCGGAGGGACATCCCTCGAGTGTCATGGACATGAGCTTCGCAAACCAGGCCCTGTCGGCGGAATACCTGGCCGGGTCGGGGAAGGGTCTGAAGAAGATCGTCTATTCCGTACCGCGTGACATCGATCAGGAAATCTCCCGGTTGAAACTCGCGTCGCTGGGAATCTCCATTGACACCCTCACGGAGGAGCAGAGCAGGTATCTTAATTCCTGGGAGATGGGAACGTAATTCCCGTTTTGTTGCTCATGTTTTGACGCGCCTGAGAAGAAGAACGGTACCCGCCAGAAACACCAGGTTCGCCGCCCAGGCGCTCAGCATGGGCGGAAGAACGCCGGAGCGGCCCAGAGACACGGCGAAGGCGAAGAACAACCAGTAGGAAAGCCCCGCGGCTATTCCGATGCCTATGCCCTGGACAACACCGCCGCTGCGCTCAAAGCGGGCGGCAAAGCACAGGCCGAGTACCGCCATCAGTATGCTGACAATGGGAAAGGCGACTTTGCCGTAGAGATCCACTCTGTAGGGAGTGGCATCATATCCCTCGGAACGGATTTTTTCAATGAACCTCCTCAGTTCGCCAAACCCCATTTCATCGGGCTCCCTCTGGACAGCCAGGAAGTCCTGGGGCTTTTCCGGAAGATTTACCGGAGCGGATGCCAGTTTTTCCACCAGGGGGAATGCACCTTCAGGGAAGGTAGTGATTATAAGATCTTCGAAGACCCAGGCTCCATCGCGCCAACGTCCTTCAGCCGCATCGATTCTCCTGGTCATATTCATCGACCGGTCGAGGTAATTGATCTTTATCCCCCTCAGCACACCTTCATGGGGATCGAAAACGGCAAAATTGTAGATACCCTCCTTCCCCCGGTACCATATCTGGTATTGTTTGAAAGACCCCGCATGGGCTCTGTTCTGTATTTCAATGTACTTCGTGTACTTGACCCGTTGATTGCTCCAGGGTGTTACAAGTTCGTTTACCATGAATGAAAAGGCGGCTATGCCCGCGGCAACCAGGACCAGGGGCGCGGCCACCCGGTAGAGGCTCACACCGGCGGCCCTCAGG from Syntrophales bacterium encodes the following:
- the lptG gene encoding LPS export ABC transporter permease LptG produces the protein MRTVDTYILKEFARNLVLIILSLIVLYLVVDFFQRIRMFISNGATLPQMAAYFIYSLPMILVQMTPVSVLLSSLITFGILSRNCELVALRAAGVSLYRVAAPLVLVAAGIAAFSFMVNELVTPWSNQRVKYTKYIEIQNRAHAGSFKQYQIWYRGKEGIYNFAVFDPHEGVLRGIKINYLDRSMNMTRRIDAAEGRWRDGAWVFEDLIITTFPEGAFPLVEKLASAPVNLPEKPQDFLAVQREPDEMGFGELRRFIEKIRSEGYDATPYRVDLYGKVAFPIVSILMAVLGLCFAARFERSGGVVQGIGIGIAAGLSYWLFFAFAVSLGRSGVLPPMLSAWAANLVFLAGTVLLLRRVKT
- the ahcY gene encoding adenosylhomocysteinase, which gives rise to MDYDIADIDLADKGRSSVQWANKSMPVLNSIRERFERERPLAGIRLGACLHVTTETASLMDTLKAGGAEVALCASNPLSTQDYVAAYLVKHSGIPVFAIRGEDRDTYYRHIDAVLDIAPAITMDDGADLVSRIHADRRDLIPGIIGGTEETTTGVIRLRAMAASGVLQFPLIAVNDADTKHLFDNRYGTGQSTVDGIIRATNRLLAGSVFVICGYGWCSRGVAMRAHGMGANIIITETDPLRALEAVMDGYRVMPIAEAAQTGDFFCTLTGNINVIRKEHFLSMKDGAIVSNSGHFNVELDIEGLKEIAEYRGRVREHIDEYRLDDGRLIYLLGEGRLINLAAAEGHPSSVMDMSFANQALSAEYLAGSGKGLKKIVYSVPRDIDQEISRLKLASLGISIDTLTEEQSRYLNSWEMGT